A genomic window from Lotus japonicus ecotype B-129 chromosome 1, LjGifu_v1.2 includes:
- the LOC130720361 gene encoding rho GTPase-activating protein REN1-like isoform X1, translating to MTNNTDLSQGNNNGGASLPPNPQSGPKDHSHVISGNAIFKSGPLFISSKGIGWTSWKKRWFILTQTSLVFFRSDPNAVPQKGNEVNLTLGGIDLNNSGSVIVKPDKKLLTVQFPDGHDGRAFTLKAETTEDLYEWKTALEKALAQSPSVANVMEQNGILRNDQNDSIDISLDQLKDRDPPKSTVIGRPILLALEDVDGTPSFLEKALKFIEEHGASVEGILRQAADVDDVERRVREYEQGKIDFSPDEDAHVIGDCVKHVIRELPSSPVPASCCKALLEACRTERGNRVAAMRAAINDTFPEPNRRLLQRILLMMQTVASRKTVNRMSSSAVAACMAPLLLRPLLAGECEIENDFDVGGDGSIQLLQAAAAANHAQAIVITLLEEYNTIFGEGSVSPDIYTDSEEESESESEEATDDDLSYDDEEEDYDDEHDGSSQESDADDDHVSESYSGSGESDVDNTPNKKDHDHSSSSSKSSSVSEENKAKPKLKTKSLEGSPTQPDEFKSCENLASPKKSGYADHSNKPADIVGELSTDQAALHNSDFPSPTSCIRKSNTISNGPTTRHRIMGRTAARKNLSMESIDFSVDEDGDGIERLEASKAELQNEIAEEVKANAKLQSHIDDQKKSLHERRSALEQDVARLQEQLHKEKNFRATLENKAELEELALVELDLANIEQKVEEIAVRLNIKLDRNYGSTSDFYNQQRQMSHQERKLKYKLGTEVAAAPQSDRSITKDIHLGGAVSDIERKPESTPLSNKQPPSGSKKSGSKGDGAHSTPSALTKLTSRLNFLKVGRSQEGKGSERHQTLPSPNRYGGSEINAVPLPEKGRGLESSQQLQDSDRASSGKGKSHQNPDKLKKSESQPGHHSEGWSQHSKHLERGRSEGHHQAYNVDKGR from the exons ATGACCAATAACACAGATTTGTCTCAG GGAAATAATAATGGTGGTGCTTCTCTTCCTCCTAATCCCCAGTCGGGGCCAAAAGACCATTCTCATGTTATTAGCGGCAATGCG ATTTTCAAGAGTGGGCCCCTTTTCATATCTTCCAAAG GAATTGGATGGACATCCTGGAAGAAAAGATGGTTTATTTTAACACAAACTTCACTTGTGTTCTTCAGAAGTGATCCA AATGCAGTCCCTCAGAAGGGAAATGAAGTGAATTTGACCCTTGGTGGCATAGACCTCAACAATTCAGGCAG TGTCATTGTCAAACCAGACAAGAAACTCTTGACTGTTCAATTTCCTGATGGTCATGATGGACGAGCTTTCACACTTAAG GCTGAAACCACGGAGGATTTGTATGAGTGGAAGACCGCACTTGAAAAGGCTTTGGCACAATCACCTAGTGTTGCCAATGTGATGGAGCAAAATGGTATCCTCAGGAACGATCAGAATGATTCaattgatatttctttggacCAGT TGAAGGATAGAGACCCGCCTAAATCTACTGTCATTGGCCGGCCAATTTTACTTGCTTTGGAGGATGTTGATGGAACCCCATCATTTTTGGAAAAAGCCCTGAAATTCATCGAAGAGCATG GAGCCAGTGTAGAAGGGATCTTACGACAAGCAGCTGATGTTGATGACGTTGAACGTCGAGTTCGGGAATATGAACAAG gaaaaattgatttttcacCAGATGAGGATGCACATGTCATTGGGGATTGTGTTAAG CATGTAATTCGGGAATTGCCATCATCTCCAGTACCTGCATCTTGTTGTAAGGCACTGTTAGAAGCTTGCC GAACTGAACGTGGTAATAGGGTTGCTGCTATGCGCGCAGCAATAAATGACACTTTCCCCGAACCAAATCGCCGCTTATTGCAAAG AATACTCTTGATGATGCAAACCGTGGCTTCACGCAAAACTGTGAATAGAATGAGCTCCTCAGCTGTGGCAGCTTGCATGGCACCTCTACTTCTTCGCCCCCTTCTAGCTGGAGAGTGTGAGATCGAAAATGATTTTGATGTAGGCGGTGATGGTTCTATTCAACTTTTACAAGCAGCTGCAGCAGCAAACCATGCTCAAGCAATTGTTATAACTTTATTAGAAGAATATAACACCATATTTGGG GAAGGCTCTGTGTCCCCTGATATATACACTGACTCAGAAGAAGAGAGTGAGTCTGAGAGCGAGGAGGctactgatgatgatttatcttatgatgatgaggaggaggattatgatgatgaacacGATGGATCATCACAGGAGTCTGATGCAGACGATGATCATGTTAGCGAATCCTACAGTGGATCTGGAGAATCTGATGTTGATAATACTCCCAATAAAAAG GACCATGATCATTCTAGTTCAAGTTCAAAATCCTCAAGTGTGAGTGAAGAAAACAAAGCCAAACCAAAGTTAAAAACTAAGTCACTTGAAGGCTCCCCAACTCAACCTGATGAATTCAAAAGCTGTGAAAATCTCGCGAGCCCGAAGAAGTCTGGTTATGCAGATCATTCCAATAAACCTGCTGATATAGTTGGAGAACTTTCCACAGACCAAGCTGCATTGCATAATTCAGATTTTCCTAGCCCTACTTCATGTATCAGAAAATCCAATACCATATCCAACGGCCCAACTACTCGGCACCGCATCATGGGGCGTACCGCT GCAAGGAAGAACCTCTCCATGGAATCCATTGATTTTTCTGTTGATGAGGA tGGAGATGGAATTGAAAGGCTCGAAGCTTCTAAAGCTGAACTACAAAACGAAATTGCAGAGGAG GTTAAGGCAAATGCAAAGCTGCAATCTCATATAGATGATCAAAAGAAATCCTTGCATGAGCGTCGTTCGGCACTTGAGCAAGAT GTGGCTAGACTACAGGAACAGTTGCACAAAGAGAAGAATTTCCGGGCAACTCTTGAG AACAAGGCTGAGCTGGAGGAATTAGCTCTGGTAGAATTGGATCTTGCCAACATCGAGCAGAAGGTTGAGGAGATTGCGGTGCGGCTTAATATAAAACTTGACCGGAATTATGGATCTACTTCAGATTTCTATAATCAACAACGACAAATGTCGCATCAGGAAAGAAAATT gaaatataagttaggtacTGAAGTTGCTGCCGCACCACAATCGGACAGGTCAATAACTAAG GACATTCATCTTGGTGGAGCAGTAAGTGATATTGAGAGAAAGCCTGAGTCAACACCTTTATCAAACAAACAGCCACCATCTGGTTCCAAGAAATCTGGTTCAAAGGGTGAT GGAGCACATTCCACTCCTTCTGCACTGACAAAACTGACATCCAGACTGAACTTTTTGAAGGTGGGCCGAAGCCAGGAAGGAAAAGGATCTGAGCGTCACCAAACACTTCCATCCCCTAACAGGTATGGAGGATCTGAAATCAATGCTGTGCCGCTCCCGGAAAAGGGTAGAGGCTTAGAAAGTTCCCAGCAACTCCAGGATTCAGATAGAGCATCATCAGGTAAAGGCAAATCACATCAAAATCCAgacaaattgaagaaatcagagTCTCAGCCAGGCCACCACTCAGAGGGATGGAGTCAGCATTCGAAGCACTTGGAAAGAGGAAGGTCAGAAGGGCATCATCAGGCTTATAATGTGGATAAAGGTCGATGA
- the LOC130720375 gene encoding mitochondrial uncoupling protein 5-like: protein MGLKGFLEGGVASIVAGTTTHPLDLIKVRMQLQGENLPAHNLRPAFAFHSHSATLPPPPPSGPISVGVRIIRTEGAAALFSGVSATVLRQTLYSTTRMGLYDVLKQKWSDPERGTMPLTSKITAGLIAGGIGAAVGNPADVAMVRMQADGRLPAAQRRNYKGVFDAIRRMAGEEGIGSLWRGSGLTVNRAMIVTASQLASYDQFKETLVGKGWMNDGIGTHVAASFAAGFVAAVASNPVDVIKTRVMNMKVEAGEAPPYNGALDCALKTVKAEGPLALYKGFIPTISRQGPFTVVLFVTLEQVRKLLKEF from the coding sequence ATGGGTCTCAAGGGATTCTTGGAAGGTGGTGTTGCTTCCATCGTTGCCGGAACCACCACTCACCCACTCGACCTCATCAAGGTTCGCATGCAGCTTCAGGGTGAGAATCTCCCGGCACACAATCTCCGGCCAGCTTTCGCCTTCCACTCACATTCAGCCacccttcctcctcctcctccgtcaGGACCCATCTCCGTCGGCGTCCGAATCATCAGAACGGAAGGCGCCGCCGCTCTCTTCTCCGGCGTCTCCGCCACCGTGCTCCGGCAGACTCTCTACTCCACCACCCGCATGGGTCTCTACGACGTCCTCAAGCAGAAATGGAGCGACCCGGAGCGCGGCACCATGCCGCTCACAAGCAAGATCACGGCGGGACTTATCGCCGGAGGGATCGGCGCCGCCGTGGGGAACCCCGCGGATGTTGCGATGGTGCGTATGCAGGCTGATGGGAGACTCCCGGCGGCTCAGCGGCGGAATTATAAGGGAGTTTTCGACGCGATCCGGCGGATGGCGGGGGAAGAGGGGATTGGTTCCCTGTGGCGCGGGTCAGGGCTTACGGTGAACCGCGCGATGATCGTGACGGCTTCTCAGCTGGCGTCGTACGACCAGTTCAAGGAGACACTTGTTGGGAAAGGGTGGATGAACGATGGTATTGGGACCCACGTGGCGGCGAGCTTTGCGGCGGGGTTTGTGGCGGCGGTGGCGTCGAACCCGGTGGATGTGATCAAAACTAGGGTTATGAACATGAAGGTGGAGGCTGGGGAGGCCCCACCCTACAATGGGGCATTGGATTGTGCACTCAAGACTGTCAAGGCTGAAGGACCATTGGCACTTTACAAGGGTTTCATCCCTACAATTTCAAGGCAGGGTCCCTTCACTGTTGTTCTGTTTGTCACTCTTGAACAAGTTAGAAAGCTCCTCAAGGAGTTTTAA
- the LOC130720361 gene encoding rho GTPase-activating protein REN1-like isoform X2, with product MTNNTDLSQGNNNGGASLPPNPQSGPKDHSHVISGNAIFKSGPLFISSKGIGWTSWKKRWFILTQTSLVFFRSDPNAVPQKGNEVNLTLGGIDLNNSGSVIVKPDKKLLTVQFPDGHDGRAFTLKAETTEDLYEWKTALEKALAQSPSVANVMEQNVKDRDPPKSTVIGRPILLALEDVDGTPSFLEKALKFIEEHGASVEGILRQAADVDDVERRVREYEQGKIDFSPDEDAHVIGDCVKHVIRELPSSPVPASCCKALLEACRTERGNRVAAMRAAINDTFPEPNRRLLQRILLMMQTVASRKTVNRMSSSAVAACMAPLLLRPLLAGECEIENDFDVGGDGSIQLLQAAAAANHAQAIVITLLEEYNTIFGEGSVSPDIYTDSEEESESESEEATDDDLSYDDEEEDYDDEHDGSSQESDADDDHVSESYSGSGESDVDNTPNKKDHDHSSSSSKSSSVSEENKAKPKLKTKSLEGSPTQPDEFKSCENLASPKKSGYADHSNKPADIVGELSTDQAALHNSDFPSPTSCIRKSNTISNGPTTRHRIMGRTAARKNLSMESIDFSVDEDGDGIERLEASKAELQNEIAEEVKANAKLQSHIDDQKKSLHERRSALEQDVARLQEQLHKEKNFRATLENKAELEELALVELDLANIEQKVEEIAVRLNIKLDRNYGSTSDFYNQQRQMSHQERKLKYKLGTEVAAAPQSDRSITKDIHLGGAVSDIERKPESTPLSNKQPPSGSKKSGSKGDGAHSTPSALTKLTSRLNFLKVGRSQEGKGSERHQTLPSPNRYGGSEINAVPLPEKGRGLESSQQLQDSDRASSGKGKSHQNPDKLKKSESQPGHHSEGWSQHSKHLERGRSEGHHQAYNVDKGR from the exons ATGACCAATAACACAGATTTGTCTCAG GGAAATAATAATGGTGGTGCTTCTCTTCCTCCTAATCCCCAGTCGGGGCCAAAAGACCATTCTCATGTTATTAGCGGCAATGCG ATTTTCAAGAGTGGGCCCCTTTTCATATCTTCCAAAG GAATTGGATGGACATCCTGGAAGAAAAGATGGTTTATTTTAACACAAACTTCACTTGTGTTCTTCAGAAGTGATCCA AATGCAGTCCCTCAGAAGGGAAATGAAGTGAATTTGACCCTTGGTGGCATAGACCTCAACAATTCAGGCAG TGTCATTGTCAAACCAGACAAGAAACTCTTGACTGTTCAATTTCCTGATGGTCATGATGGACGAGCTTTCACACTTAAG GCTGAAACCACGGAGGATTTGTATGAGTGGAAGACCGCACTTGAAAAGGCTTTGGCACAATCACCTAGTGTTGCCAATGTGATGGAGCAAAATG TGAAGGATAGAGACCCGCCTAAATCTACTGTCATTGGCCGGCCAATTTTACTTGCTTTGGAGGATGTTGATGGAACCCCATCATTTTTGGAAAAAGCCCTGAAATTCATCGAAGAGCATG GAGCCAGTGTAGAAGGGATCTTACGACAAGCAGCTGATGTTGATGACGTTGAACGTCGAGTTCGGGAATATGAACAAG gaaaaattgatttttcacCAGATGAGGATGCACATGTCATTGGGGATTGTGTTAAG CATGTAATTCGGGAATTGCCATCATCTCCAGTACCTGCATCTTGTTGTAAGGCACTGTTAGAAGCTTGCC GAACTGAACGTGGTAATAGGGTTGCTGCTATGCGCGCAGCAATAAATGACACTTTCCCCGAACCAAATCGCCGCTTATTGCAAAG AATACTCTTGATGATGCAAACCGTGGCTTCACGCAAAACTGTGAATAGAATGAGCTCCTCAGCTGTGGCAGCTTGCATGGCACCTCTACTTCTTCGCCCCCTTCTAGCTGGAGAGTGTGAGATCGAAAATGATTTTGATGTAGGCGGTGATGGTTCTATTCAACTTTTACAAGCAGCTGCAGCAGCAAACCATGCTCAAGCAATTGTTATAACTTTATTAGAAGAATATAACACCATATTTGGG GAAGGCTCTGTGTCCCCTGATATATACACTGACTCAGAAGAAGAGAGTGAGTCTGAGAGCGAGGAGGctactgatgatgatttatcttatgatgatgaggaggaggattatgatgatgaacacGATGGATCATCACAGGAGTCTGATGCAGACGATGATCATGTTAGCGAATCCTACAGTGGATCTGGAGAATCTGATGTTGATAATACTCCCAATAAAAAG GACCATGATCATTCTAGTTCAAGTTCAAAATCCTCAAGTGTGAGTGAAGAAAACAAAGCCAAACCAAAGTTAAAAACTAAGTCACTTGAAGGCTCCCCAACTCAACCTGATGAATTCAAAAGCTGTGAAAATCTCGCGAGCCCGAAGAAGTCTGGTTATGCAGATCATTCCAATAAACCTGCTGATATAGTTGGAGAACTTTCCACAGACCAAGCTGCATTGCATAATTCAGATTTTCCTAGCCCTACTTCATGTATCAGAAAATCCAATACCATATCCAACGGCCCAACTACTCGGCACCGCATCATGGGGCGTACCGCT GCAAGGAAGAACCTCTCCATGGAATCCATTGATTTTTCTGTTGATGAGGA tGGAGATGGAATTGAAAGGCTCGAAGCTTCTAAAGCTGAACTACAAAACGAAATTGCAGAGGAG GTTAAGGCAAATGCAAAGCTGCAATCTCATATAGATGATCAAAAGAAATCCTTGCATGAGCGTCGTTCGGCACTTGAGCAAGAT GTGGCTAGACTACAGGAACAGTTGCACAAAGAGAAGAATTTCCGGGCAACTCTTGAG AACAAGGCTGAGCTGGAGGAATTAGCTCTGGTAGAATTGGATCTTGCCAACATCGAGCAGAAGGTTGAGGAGATTGCGGTGCGGCTTAATATAAAACTTGACCGGAATTATGGATCTACTTCAGATTTCTATAATCAACAACGACAAATGTCGCATCAGGAAAGAAAATT gaaatataagttaggtacTGAAGTTGCTGCCGCACCACAATCGGACAGGTCAATAACTAAG GACATTCATCTTGGTGGAGCAGTAAGTGATATTGAGAGAAAGCCTGAGTCAACACCTTTATCAAACAAACAGCCACCATCTGGTTCCAAGAAATCTGGTTCAAAGGGTGAT GGAGCACATTCCACTCCTTCTGCACTGACAAAACTGACATCCAGACTGAACTTTTTGAAGGTGGGCCGAAGCCAGGAAGGAAAAGGATCTGAGCGTCACCAAACACTTCCATCCCCTAACAGGTATGGAGGATCTGAAATCAATGCTGTGCCGCTCCCGGAAAAGGGTAGAGGCTTAGAAAGTTCCCAGCAACTCCAGGATTCAGATAGAGCATCATCAGGTAAAGGCAAATCACATCAAAATCCAgacaaattgaagaaatcagagTCTCAGCCAGGCCACCACTCAGAGGGATGGAGTCAGCATTCGAAGCACTTGGAAAGAGGAAGGTCAGAAGGGCATCATCAGGCTTATAATGTGGATAAAGGTCGATGA